The Skermanella pratensis genome has a window encoding:
- a CDS encoding molybdopterin-dependent oxidoreductase yields MTGAVRTTCPYCGVGCGMVAKADGAGGWTVSGDPEHPANLGRLCSKGSALGETLGLDGRLLHPAVDGRTTTWDEALDTVASRFRAVIDRHGPDAVAFYVSGQLLTEDYYVANKLMKGFIGSANIDTNSRLCMASSVAGHRRAFGGDVVPGNYEDLELADLVVLVGSNLAWCHPVLYQRLARARAERGTRIVVIDPRRTATCDAADLHLALRPGSDVALFNGLLAYLDRAEALDRGYIARHTGGFAEALSAAAGEPQAVAAACGLDANEVERFYGWFAETAATVTVYSQGVNQSSHGTDKVNAIVNCHLATGRIGRPGMGPFSVTGQPNAMGGREVGGLANQLAAHMGFTPEAIERVERFWRAPRIARREGLKAVDLFQAVEGGRIKALWVMATNPAVSLPDADRVVRALASCEFVVVSDCTRDTDTAVHADVLLPAVAWGEKDGTVTNSERRISRQRAFLPPPGEARPDWWIIAQVAARMGWGEAFRYGSAADIFREHATLSGFENAGSRVFDIAALADADYDTLEPVQWPAPGTPRLFGDGRFQTPDGRAAFVPVRAAPPGTATGAEYPFVLNTGRIRDQWHTMTRTGRVPRLSSHIAEPFVAINPADAAATGLEDGGLAVVRSPSGRATLRVRITGDQPAGQLFAPMHWSRQFSAEGGVNALVAPLTDPVSGQPELKHTAVRVAPFRPAWTAFLIAREVIPSPESAEYWSRIKAAGCTVLTLAGTVAPADIPAWAETLLPRLPGIDYHDTRRGVHRWARLDGDRLESCLFLSFGPALPAREWLVGLFDTPSIDTDARCGLLSGRAPAGLPDEGRVVCACFNVGLNRIARAIRDGGLTSAEQVGVALKAGTNCGSCIPELKELIADARSDRAA; encoded by the coding sequence GTGACCGGCGCCGTCCGCACCACCTGTCCCTATTGCGGCGTCGGCTGCGGCATGGTCGCCAAGGCCGACGGTGCGGGCGGCTGGACGGTCTCGGGCGACCCGGAGCATCCCGCCAATCTCGGCCGGCTCTGCTCCAAGGGAAGCGCCCTGGGGGAGACGCTGGGGCTGGACGGCCGCCTGCTGCATCCCGCGGTGGACGGCAGGACCACGACCTGGGACGAGGCGCTGGATACGGTGGCGAGCCGCTTCCGCGCAGTCATCGACCGGCACGGGCCGGACGCCGTGGCCTTCTACGTTTCAGGACAGTTGCTGACGGAAGACTACTATGTCGCCAACAAGCTGATGAAGGGCTTCATCGGCTCGGCGAACATCGACACCAATTCCCGCCTGTGCATGGCGTCGAGCGTGGCCGGCCACCGCCGCGCGTTCGGCGGCGACGTGGTGCCGGGCAATTACGAGGATCTGGAACTGGCCGACCTGGTCGTGCTGGTCGGCAGCAATCTCGCCTGGTGCCATCCGGTGCTGTACCAGCGGCTGGCGCGGGCACGGGCCGAGCGCGGCACCCGCATCGTCGTGATCGACCCGCGCCGGACGGCGACCTGCGACGCCGCGGACCTGCACCTGGCGCTCAGGCCCGGCAGCGACGTCGCCCTGTTCAACGGGCTGCTCGCATATCTGGACCGGGCGGAAGCCCTGGACCGGGGCTACATCGCCCGCCACACCGGCGGTTTCGCGGAGGCCCTGTCGGCCGCGGCCGGGGAGCCGCAGGCGGTCGCCGCGGCCTGCGGGCTGGACGCCAACGAGGTCGAGCGGTTCTACGGCTGGTTCGCCGAGACGGCCGCGACCGTCACGGTCTATTCCCAGGGCGTGAACCAGTCGTCCCACGGGACCGACAAGGTCAACGCCATCGTCAATTGCCACCTCGCCACCGGACGCATCGGCCGTCCGGGCATGGGGCCGTTCTCGGTCACCGGCCAGCCCAACGCCATGGGCGGGCGGGAGGTCGGCGGGCTCGCCAACCAGCTGGCGGCGCACATGGGCTTCACGCCGGAAGCGATCGAGCGCGTGGAACGGTTCTGGCGGGCGCCCCGGATCGCGCGGCGCGAGGGGCTGAAGGCGGTGGACCTGTTCCAGGCGGTCGAGGGCGGCCGGATCAAGGCCCTGTGGGTCATGGCGACCAACCCCGCCGTCAGCCTTCCCGACGCCGACCGGGTGGTCCGCGCGCTGGCGTCGTGCGAGTTCGTCGTGGTCTCCGACTGCACCCGCGACACCGACACGGCGGTCCATGCCGACGTGCTGCTGCCCGCCGTCGCCTGGGGAGAGAAGGACGGCACCGTCACCAACTCAGAACGCCGTATCTCGCGCCAGCGCGCTTTCCTGCCCCCTCCGGGCGAGGCCAGGCCGGACTGGTGGATCATCGCGCAGGTCGCGGCCCGCATGGGCTGGGGCGAGGCGTTCCGGTACGGGTCGGCGGCGGACATCTTCCGAGAGCACGCGACGCTTTCGGGATTCGAGAACGCCGGCAGCCGGGTGTTCGACATCGCCGCGCTGGCCGATGCCGACTACGACACGCTGGAGCCGGTCCAATGGCCCGCGCCGGGAACGCCGCGGCTGTTCGGGGACGGCCGCTTCCAGACGCCCGACGGACGCGCCGCCTTCGTGCCGGTTCGGGCAGCACCTCCAGGTACGGCGACCGGCGCCGAATACCCGTTCGTCCTGAACACCGGCCGCATCCGCGACCAGTGGCACACCATGACCCGCACCGGCCGGGTGCCCCGGCTGTCCAGCCACATCGCCGAGCCATTCGTCGCTATCAACCCGGCCGACGCCGCCGCGACGGGACTGGAGGACGGAGGGCTCGCGGTGGTCCGCTCCCCCAGCGGCCGAGCCACGCTCAGGGTCAGGATCACCGGCGACCAGCCGGCGGGACAGCTCTTCGCGCCGATGCACTGGAGCCGGCAATTCTCGGCCGAGGGCGGCGTCAACGCGCTGGTCGCCCCGCTCACCGACCCGGTCTCGGGCCAGCCGGAGCTGAAGCATACCGCGGTACGCGTGGCCCCCTTCAGACCGGCCTGGACCGCCTTCCTGATCGCCCGGGAGGTAATACCCTCCCCGGAGAGCGCCGAGTACTGGTCGCGGATCAAGGCGGCGGGCTGCACCGTCCTGACCCTGGCCGGCACCGTTGCGCCGGCCGATATCCCGGCATGGGCCGAGACGCTGCTGCCCCGGCTGCCGGGGATCGACTATCACGACACCCGGCGCGGCGTTCACCGCTGGGCGCGGCTCGACGGCGACCGGCTGGAGTCCTGCCTGTTCCTCAGCTTCGGTCCCGCCCTGCCCGCGCGGGAATGGCTGGTCGGCCTGTTCGACACCCCGTCGATCGACACGGATGCCCGCTGCGGGCTCCTGAGCGGCCGGGCGCCGGCCGGACTGCCGGACGAGGGGCGGGTCGTCTGCGCCTGCTTCAATGTCGGCCTCAACCGCATCGCGCGCGCCATCCGCGACGGCGGGCTGACCTCCGCCGAACAGGTCGGCGTAGCGCTGAAGGCCGGCACCAACTGCGGATCCTGCATCCCCGAGCTGAAGGAGCTGATCGCCGATGCGCGAAGCGACCGGGCAGCCTGA